DNA from Arthrobacter sp. StoSoilB19:
CGCTTGAGTAGGAATCCCCGAGATTGACGTAATTGACGGGGACCTGTGCGGCGAAGGCCGGCGTGGATGCCCCTGAGAGGATAAGGGCAGTGGCGGCGACGGAAGCGGCCGCACTGCGGCGGCAGGCTGCGGGGAACTGCATGAGGGGCTCCAGACTGCTCTCGAGTAAACGTATCCCATGACGCTAGGGCCTGGGTCCGACGCCCAAACAGGGCCTTTGGACTCTGGCAAAGCAGGAGCTACTCCGTCCCGGCCACCGCGCTGCGGCGTTCCAGGAGCAGGGTGTCCTGCCAGTGCCCGGCCTTGGGGCCGTGGCTGATCCGCGCGATCCGTTCCCTGGTTCCCACCACCCGGAAGCCGAGCTTCCGGTGCAGCGCCAGGCTGGCCGTGTTCTCCGGGAAGATGCTGGACTGGATGGTCCAGATTCCTGCCGCCTCCGTGGAATCGATCAGTGCACCGAGGAGCAGCCTGCCCACGCCCCGGCCGTGCGTTTCCGGCGCCACGTAAATGGAGTGCTCCACGACCCCCCGGTAGACCTCCCGGGACGAAACGGACGTCACGGCGGCCCAGCCCAGAACCCGGCCCGCGTCCTCGGCGATCAGCCGGTGCCCGGGCAACCGGCCGCCGTCGAACGCCTCCCAGGTGGGCGGCTCGCTCTCGAACGTCGCCTCCCCCGTGGCGATGCCGGCGGCGTAGATCGCGTGGACGGCGTCCCAGTCCTCGGGGCACATGGGGCGGATGGTGACGGGGCTGTGCATGGGTTCCATTATGGCGGCCGACCACGGCGCTGGTGCCCCAGCCACCTCCCCGGCGGGACAGGCTGTAAATATTCCGTCAATAAAACGGCCCTGCCGCCCCGGCCGCGCGTGCACCGTCCTTTGATGGAGGCAGGTCAGCACATGCACGCGACGGCGAGGAGCGGAGATGCGGTGGGATGAGGCGCCCGATGACCGTGGCAGGGTCAGGTTTGCCGCGGCAGCCGAGGCCGTGGAGGGCTACGGCGGGCGCGCACTGAACGGACGCGCCCTCCACCCGGCCGGCGGCTACCTTTTCCCCGACCAGGACGGCGAGGGGTGGTGGGTCATTTTCCAGCCGTGGCCCTCGACGGGCGGGCAGGGGCACAGAGTGCCCGGCGACATCCTGGCCTGCAACGATTCCTACGGCGATATGGTGCATGTGATAGTGCTGGCGGCGGGCGTGCGGGAGGACGACGCCGAGGCCGCCTTCCGCGCGAACGTCCCGGTCAGCCTGGCGGACGCCGCGCGGGTGGCGGCAACAGTGCCGCACGTGGCCGCCCCTGCGCACAGGGACGGGACGACGACGTATCCCCCGGTCAGCCGACGTGGACCCACGGGCGCTGGGTGACGTCCGGGACGGCCTCGCGCAGCACCTCCCTGGTCACCGGCGCGATTTCGCCCTCGCCCAGGAACAGGAACCGCACCAGGTTGGTGATGGGATTTCCCTCAGTCCAGCGGAAGTAGATGTGCGGCATGAGCCCCGTGACGTCCCTGATATGCAGCAGTACCGAGGCGATGGTATTGGGAACAACCGGCCCGTGGACTTCCAGGATGTGGTACCCGTGGCGGTTCACGCCACGGACGTACAGTTCCGTTTCGAAGTCGGAGGAGTCATCCACGATCACTTCCAGGAACAGGGCATCGCCTGCCAGCGGGAGGTGGCTGACCTCGATGGCCGACTCAAGCTTGTCCCGGTATGCCTCCGCAGACATCCGCAGCGGCTCGTGCGCGATGATCGCGATGGGGCCGTCCAAGGTGCTGGACATGAACTCCAGGGCCTGCTGGTCCAGGTGCACCCGGGTTGCATGCAGCTCAAAGGACCGGCGGACCCTGGACAGCAGGGAGATGACGATGATGCCCAGGATGAAGATCGCCGCGATCCGGATGCCTTCGGGCCGCTCGAAGATGTTGGCCACCGTGGTGTACGCGAACACCACGGAGATGGCACCGAAGCCGAAGGTGAGGTTGCGTTGCCCGCGCCGGCGCGCCGACAACGTGACGGCCACCGCGGCGGAGGTCATCAGCACCAGGACGCCGGTGGCGTAGGCACCGCCCTGGGCGTCGACGTCGGCGTTGAAGATGAAGGTGATGAGGAACCCGACCAGGGTGAACACAAGCACCAGGGGCCTGACAGCCTTGGCCCACTCCGGGGCCATGCCGTAGCGGGGCAGGTAGCGGGGAACCAGGTTCAGCAGGCCGGCCATGGCCGAGGCACCGGCGAACCAGAGGATGCCGATGGTGCTGATGTCGTAGACGCTGCCGAAGCCCACGCCCAGGTATTCGTGCGCCAGGTAGGCCAGGGCGCGCCCGTTCGCCTGGCCGCCGGGCTGGAATTCCTGTTCCGGAATCAGGACAACGGTAATGAAGCTGGTGGTCAGCAGGAACACGCTCATGATCGCCGCAGCCGTGGTGAGCATGCGCCGGGCTCCGCGGATTCGGCCCGCCGGGTTCTCCTCCGTGTCATCCGCCGCTCCGCGGACCTGCGGCATCACGGCAACGCCGGTTTCGAAGCCGGACAGGCCCAGCGCCAGTTTGGGGAACACCAGCAGTGCGATGGCCACCGTCATCAGGGGGTTGCCGTGGGACACCCACAGATTCGTCCACCAGTCGCCCATCGCCACCGGGTGGGAGACCACCTGCATCAGGGTGGCAACCACCACCACCGCATTCAGGCCCAGGTACAGGACAACCAGGAAGACGGCGACGCCGATCGCTTCCTTGAACCCGCGCAGGAACACGGCAGCCAGCAGGGCCAGCAGGAAAAGAGTTACGGGGACGTTCTGGTTTTGGAGCCAACCGGGGGCAACAGGATTGCCGATCAGGTGTGCGGTGGCATCGGCGGCCGAGAGCGTCATGGTGATCATGAAGTCGGTGGCGGCGAACCCGAGCAGGACCAGCACCAGGAGCTTTCCTCCCCAGCGGGGCAGCAGCCGCTCCAGCATGGCAATGGAGCCCTCACCGCGGGGGCTTTCACCGGCAACCCGGCGGTAGACCGGCAGGGCGCCCAACAGTGTCACGGCCACAAGGACCAGGGTGGCCAGCGGGGAGATGACACCGGCTGCCAGCGCGGCGATGGCCGGCTGGTAGCCCAGGGTGGAGAAGTAGTCCACGCCGGTAAGGCACATGACCTGCCACCACGAGTGCTTTTTTTCGTGCTGGGTGGGAACACCGCCGGGGCCCTGGTGGGTGCCCTTGCTGTCCTGCAGCCCGAACAGCAGCCAGTCCTTCAGCGCCTCCCTTCCGTGCGGGTGGGTGGCGGAAGGATCCGCCGGGGGCCTGCTCAACGTGGTCATGTCTGCCTTTCCGCGCTGCCCGTTGCACCGCGATCATTGCGAAGCTAGCACCGGCGAAATTGGCGGAAGCGCCAGAAAGGGAATTCTTGATGTTTCCTTTACGCGTGATGTTCGACGGCGGCCGGAGCGGTCCGGCGGCAGGTCACGGCTCGAAGCGGTAGCCCATGCCGGCCTCGGTAAGCAGGTGGCGGGGGCGGGCGGGATCCGCCTCCAGTTTGCGCCGCAGTTGGCCCATGTAGACGCGCAGGTAGTGGGTCTCGTTGTCATAGCCGGGACCCCAGACCCTGGCGAGCATCTGCTGTTGCGTTATCAGCCGGCCGGGATTCCGCACCAGCATTTCCAGGATGGCCCACTCGCGGGGGGTGAGCCGGACCGGGTCCCCCGCCCGGGTCACCTTCCGGTTGGCCAGGTCCACCTGGAAATCACCCACATCGATGGCGGCCCCGCCGTCCGCCACGTCCAGCGTGCCGCTCCGGCGGCCGGCAACGCGCAGCCGGGCCAGGAGTTCGTCCAGGCCAAACGGCTTGGTGACGTAGTCGTCCGCCCCGGCGTCCAGGGCCCGGACCTTGTCCACGGACCCGTGCCGGGCGGAAAGCACGATGATGGGCATGCTGCTGGTGCGGCGGATCCTGGTGATCACGTCCACGCCGTTGATGTCCGGCAGTCCGAGGTCCAGCACCATGGCATCCGGATGGCCGCCTTCCGCGTGCTTCAGGGCGGCCACCCCGTCCAGGGCGGTCAGCACCCGGTAGCCCTCAGCCTCCAGGTTGACCTGGAGGGCACGCAGGAACTGCGGCTCGTCGTCAACGATCAATACTGTCCTCATGAGGTGCTGGTGCCTGCTTTCCGGCGAGGGGTGGAAACGTCCGGTGCGGCAACCTGGGGCAGGCGGATGACCATGGTCAGTCCCCCGCCCGGGGTCGGCTCGGCCAGCAGGTGACCGCCCATGGCCTCGGTGAAGCCTTTCGCGACGGCGAGGCCAAGCCCCATCCCGAGTCCCGCGGGGGCGTCGTCGAGGCGCTGGAAGGGCTGGAAGATCCCCTCGACGGCGGCAGCGGGCACTCCCTGCCCGTGATCGACGATGTGCAACTCGCCAAAGGGGGCGCCGCCGTCGACCACTCCCCTGGTTCCCGTCGAAACGCCGACGATGGCCACGTCGGACGCCGGCGCGTATTTAAGGGCGTTTTCCACGATGTTGGCGATGACCCGCTCCAACATCCCCAGGTCGGCATAGATCGCAGGGATGTCCGGGGGAAGCTCCACCCGGATCCGGTCCGCCGGGAGGCCGCGCAGCGCGTCCTCGATTGCATCACGCCACGTGACGGGCGCTGTCAGTGGCGCAGCCGAACCGCTGGAGATCCGGGACATGTCCAGGAGGTTGGCGATCAGGGCGTCCAGGCGCTCGGTGTAGGACTCGACGGTCTCGAGCATCTCGGCCTGCACCTCATCGGGAAGCCTGCGGCTCTGGCGCCGCAGGGCCGTTACGGCCAGTTTTATCCCCGCCAGCGGCGTGCGCAGGTCATGGCTGACCGCCCGCAGGATGGCCGTGCGGACGTTGTTGCCCTCGGCCATCTTCGCGGTGCTCTGCAGCGTCCGCTGAAGGGCATGGCGCTGGCGCAGCAACAGGAGGTGGGCGCCGTGGGCGGACAGGAGGAGCCGGTCCCCGGCGGTGAGGGTGCGTCCGGAGAGGACCAGGGCGGTCCGCTCGTCGGCGAGTTCCACGCTGTCCGTCAACCCTGCCGTGTCCGGGGAGGGAGGAGGCGCCTCCCCGGAGAACGCCTGGAGCTCCCATACTGCGTCCTTGTCCCCGGATGTGGTGAAGAGCCCGGCCGAACGGACCTGGAAGGTTTCCCGGACCTTGCCCATGAACGCTGCAACGGTGTCATCGGCCAGGAGGGCATCGTGGGCGAGGTCCGCGAGGGTGGCGGCTTCCGCGCGGGCCCGTGCGGCTTCCCGGGCGCGCCTTGCAGACAGTCCCACCACCAGTGACACGGCCACCGCGGCACTGAGGAAGACCAGCAGCGCGAAGACGTTTTGCGGGTCGCTGATATTGAGCGTTCCCACCGGGTCCGTCTGGAAGTAGTTCAGCAGCAGCGAGTCCAGGACGGCGGCGAGCACCGCAGGCCACAGGCCGCCGATGAACGCCACGGCCATCACCCCGGTCAGATGGACCAGTGCGTGGGTGGCGAGGTTGAGCTCCGGATTGCGGGACAGCGCCGCCGTTACCAGGACCGGGAGGACCACAGCCAGGACGAAGCCGATCAGCGTGCGCCTGCCGCTGAGCGCCGCGGGAGATGGCCCCGGCAGTCCAGGGCCGCCCTGGGGAAGTGAGACGATGTGCACGTCGATATCGCCCGAGCCCCGGACCACTTTGGCGCCTGCACCGATACCGAGGATCCTGCTCCGGAGCGTCCCCGGTGAGGCGCCGATGACGATCTGGGTGGCGTTGACGCTGCGGGCGAATTCCAGGAGGGACCCCGCTGCGTCCTCACCGGACACCGTATGGCAGGTGCCGCCGAGGTCGGCGACGAGGCGCCGCTGCGCGTCCAGCAGCTGCCCTCGCGTCGCGGCCGTGCTTTCGGCGCGCCGGACGTGAACCGCCAGCAGGTCCCCGCCGTTGACCCGGGACAGGATCCGGGCCGCCCTCCTGACGAGCAGCTCCCCTTCGGGGCCTCCACTGAGTCCGACGACAACCCGCTCGCGTGCCGGCCAGGTGGCGGTGATCCCCTGGCTTTTCCGGTAGCCCGCCAGCCCCTCGTCCACCCGGTCCGCCAGCCAGATCAAGGCGATTTCACGCAGGGCAATGAGATTGCCCAGCCGGAATTCGTTGGCCAGGGCAGCGTCGATCCTGTCCGTGGGCACAACCTTCCCGTCTGCAACCCTCTGGCGCAGGAGTTCGGGCGATATGTCCACCAGCTCGATGTGGTCTGCCCGCCGCACCACGGCGTCCGGGACCGGTTCCCCGTCTGGTTCGTCGGTGATTGCGGCGACGACGTCTTTCAGCGATGCCACATGCTGGACGGCAAGCGTGGTCAGCACGTCCGTCCCCGCCGCCAGAAGCTCCTCGATGTCCTGCCAGCGGCGGGTATTCCTGCTGCCCGGAGCATTGACGTGCGCATACTCGTCGACGACGGCCACCTTTGGTTTCCTTGCCAGCACAGCGTCCAGGTCAAGCTCGGGTACCTCCGCCCCGCTGCCGTCGGGCAGAAGGCGCGGCGCCACGACGTCGAGCCCTGCAAGGAGCTGCCCGGTGTCAGGCCTCCCGTGCGCGGCGGCGATGCCGACCACGACGTCCCTGCCGCCGGCCAGGATCTGTTGCGCCTCACGCAGCATGGAGTACGTGGTGCCGGCCCCCGCTGCCGCACCCAGGAAGATCCGAAGCGTTCCCCGTGCCATACCCACAGTCTTATCCCCTCCGGCCATACTGACCAACCCGCTGCCTCCGCGGGTCAGACGTGGGCGGGCGCTCGAGCAAAACCTGCCGGGTGTGAGCGGGCGTGGCAGGGGCAGCCGCGGTAGCTCAGTAAGCTGGCGGCATGCCCGCCCTTTCCGCCCTGCTGCCCACCCTGGTGGCCCTTGCCATCCTGGCGGCACTCACGGTGGGGATCCTCTGGGGCGCGCGGACGCCGTCGTACCTCTCCCCTGCCCTGGCCATCCTCCGCGGGGCAGCCCAGCTCGCTGCCATCAGCCTGGTGCTGGGCGGCGTCATCAGCAACCCGCTGTGGGTGGGGGTGGCCCTGCTGGTCATGTTCACCGTAGCGTCCGTGACGGCAACACGAAGGCTCACCTGGTCCTGGCGCCGCTTCGCCCTGGTGGCGGTGACCATGGCTGCCGGCATCCTGGTGACGGTGGCCGTCGTGTTTGGAACGGGCGCCATCGAATTCGCGCCGCGGTACCTGCTGGCCGTGGGCGGGATCGTGATCGGCAACTCGATGACCATCGCCACCCTGGCCGGACGCCGTTTCTTCGAGGCCGTCCTGGAGCAGTGGGACCAGGTGGAGGGCTGGCTGGCGCTGGGGGCGACGCCCCGGCAGGCCACCCTGCTCCAGGCGCGGCAGGCAGTGCACTCGGCCCTGATCCCGTCCACGGACCAAACCAAGACCACCGGGCTGGTCACCCTTCCCGGCGCGTTCGTGGGCGCGATCTTCGGCGGCGCCTCACCCCTGGAGGCCGGCCGGTTCCAGGTGGTGGTGCTGGCCTCGATCATGGCGGCCGGGTCCATCACCGCCGTCGCTCTGATCCGCTCGCTGGGCAACGTGAAGGTGCGGCCGGAACCGGTGTAGGCCGGGCGTCAACGGGCCGGTTGCTTCCGTCCGGGGGCACCTTACGGCCGGTTTTTCCAGGCGCGCACGAATGGTGCTTTCCCCAGGGCGGTCCGTTCAAGCCGCTCCACCAGCCGGATGTCCACGGGCATGTGCGCCGCGCCGGCAGCCATAAGGGCGGCGGTCACCGCAGCCCGGACGCCTTCCTCGGATTGCCCGGGTGCGAGTCCGGCCAGCAGCACCCGCAGCCCGGACGGTTCCTGGATGACCTGCCAGCCTGCGACGGCCGCCTGGTCCAGGACCTGGTGGAAGACATTCGGGTGCACGTTGACGGTGCCGGTCCTGCCCGGCAGTTGCAGGACGTCCTCGATGCGCCCCTCGATATCCTCCATGACGGTGAAACTGCGTCCGCAGGGGCAGCCCCTGCCGCCGAGCCTTACGGTGTCCGACATCTCGTACCTGATCAGCGGCACGGTCCGGGAGAACAGGACGGTGACCAGGAGCTTGGACCCGGTTGTCCTCGCCGGGACGGGGTTGCCGGCCTGGTCCACGGGTTCGATGATGAGGAGGTCCTCGTAAACGTGGCGGTTCCGGTAGGTGCAGGGGGATGCGATCCCCGCCGTTTCGGTGGCGGCGTAGACGTCGAAAGGGGCGCTGCCCCACGCGGATTCCAGTTCCGCTGCGGCCTGGGCGCTGAGCACCTCGGAGGCTGACATCACCCCCTGCGGCGCGATGTGCAGCCGCCCTGCCAGCTGTTCCGCGGCCAGGGGTTTGAGCGCTGAGGCGTAACCGACGAGGACCCGGGGCTGGAACCGGTTGAGGGCGGCGACGTTCTCCTCCATGGGTGCGGTGACGTCCAGGCGAAGGGTGGGGACCACTCCGGAGCGCACCGATGCGCCGACGACGGCTGACTGGTGGGTGGGGACCCGCGAGCTGACCAGGGCCACCTTCAGCGGCCGGGTCAGCCCCAGGGTAAACCCTGCCCAGTCGTTCGCGCGGGCGTACGAGGCCAGGACGGTAGCCCACTCCGCGCGGTTCCAGACGAACGTTCCGCGCCGGCCGGTGGTCCCGGCCGTGGCCGCCGCCCACCAGCGGCCCTTCCATGGCAGTCCGGGGTCTCCACCGCTCTCGACGAGCGACTGCAGATGGCCTTCCACTTCCGCCAGCGTCAGGTCCGGGGTGGTGATGGCCTCATCGAAGTGCTCCATCAGGTCTGCTTTGGTCACGGGCGGCAGCCGGTCCAGCGGAGCGTCGTGCAGGCCGGCATGGTGGCGGCGGTAGAACTCCGAGCCGGCGTAGGCCGCCCGGCGCAGTTCCGTCAGGGCATGGTCCTGGTGTGCGGCGATCCGGGCGGCGTCCCAGCGGTCCCGTTTCCGCCACGCAGCCCGGAGGAACAGCACACGGGGGACCAGGCGGAGGTCCACGGCGGTGCCTGACGTTGCCTTGCCGCGGTCCGGCCTGTCAGCCCTGCTTGACCAGCGCCGCCTCGAGGTTGATCTTGACCTTGTCGCTGACCAGCACGCCGCCGGCTTCCAGCGCGGCGTTCCAGGTGAGCCCGAACTCCTTGCGGCTGATTTCGGCTTCCGCGGAGAATCCTGCCCGCGTGGCGCCAAAGGGATCCACGGCGACGCCGGTGAACTCAACCTCAAGCTCCACCGGCCGGGTCACGCCCTTGATGGTCAGGTCCCCCGTCAGGGTGTATTCCTCCCCGTCCCCTTCGATGTGGGTGCCGCGGAACGTCATTTCGGGATACTTTTCGACGTCGAAGAAGTCCGCGCCCTTCACGTGCGCGTCACGGTTGGCGTCACCGGAGTCAAAACTTGCCGTGGACACCGTGGCATGCACCGAGGACTCCTCCAGGGACCGCCCCACCCTGGCTTCGGCGCTGGCCTGGGTAAAGCGGCCACGGACCTTGCTGATTCCGGCATGTCGGACGCTGAAGCCGATCTCGCTGTGGGACATGTCCAGGAGCCATGTTCCCGGCGTGAGTTCCTGGGGAAGGGTCATTGTCATTCTCCTTACTCGTAGGGCCGCAGGCTTCGCTGACCGCTACAGGGGCAAGACTGCGGATGCCCCTAAATATTCCCCATAAAACCCGCAGATATAAGGGTCCGGGGTGAACCGGGAGGGAACTTCGGGCGTATACATAGACGTGGCTCTACGTTTATTGACCGCCCTGGCGCTGTTCATCGATGCCGGCGTCCATCTCTTCCTGGCCCCGGGCTACCAGGCCGCGCAGCCGGGCACCATCAGCCAGGGCACCCTGTTCCTGCTCGAAGCCGCGGCGGCCCTGGTGGCCGGCCTCTATGTCCTGGTCCGCGGCAGCCGCGCCGCCTATGCACTCGCCCTGGCGGTGGCACTGAGCGCCTTCGCCGCCGTCATGCTCTACAGATACGTGGACATCCCGGCCATAGGTCCGATTCCGGCAATGTACGATCCCGTATGGTTCTTCTCGAAAACCCTCAGCGCCGTTGCCGAAGGGGCGGGATCGCTGCTGGCCCTTGCTGGCCTGGTCCGTAGCGGCCGCGGGAGAAGGGCCGACGACGGCACGGGGGTCCGTGCCGGGCGTCGCCGGCCGTGACGATCGCCGGGGCCGTTGCCAGCATGCGGGGGAGGTGGCAGATGGGCGCAGCCGGATGGGCGATGTCCGGGCACGCGATGCCTGACGCGGTGGCAACCCTGGCTGCCTACGCGCTCCCGGCCTTGTGGCTGTCATCCCTGTCCGCCTCCGGACCGGTCCTCCAAATGGCAGGCCTGTGTGCGGGCGCCCTGGTGACCGCGGCCGCCGTCGGCTCTGTCCTGCGGCGCATCCCCCGCTTTTCAACTCCGGCAGACCGCGTCACCCTGCTGCGTGCCGTCCTGGTGGCACTCTGCGCCGTGGTGGCCGTCCCGGAACTGTTCACCGGGCGCAGCAGTTTCCTGGTGCCGGTCCTGGGCGGCGTCGCCTTCCTGATGGACGGGCTGGACGGCGCCGTGGCGCGGCGGACCGGGACAGCGTCCCCGGCGGGAGCACGCTTCGATGCCGCCACCGACGCCGCGCTGGTGCTTGTGCTGTCCATCGCGGCCGCGGCGGTGGCGGGCCCGTGGACACTGGCGATTGGGGGCATGTACTACGTGTTCACGGCCGCCGCGTTCTTCAGGCCGCACCTGCGTGAGCCGCTGCCGCCCAGTGTTTCCCGCAAGGCCATCGGAGCCTTCCAACCGCTGGCGCTGCTGGTGGCGCTTCTCCCGGGTATCCCGTGGGCTGCCGCCTTCCCGGCGGTGGCGCTGGCGCTGCTTACGTATTCCTTCGCGCGCGATGTGGTCCAGCTGGAGACCCGCCACCGCTCCCGAGAGCTTCCCGCTGCCCACGCTCACTTTCGACACCCACATTCCCCGGCGCTGCCCGAATAGTCCGAGCGCTGGGGAATATGCGCGTCGCAGGTGTTCAAGCGCGTCGCCACAAGAAGTCTGGTGCGGACTTCCCCTGCCTCACCCCAGGCTGGCGAGGGCCTTCCGAAGGCGCGCGCCGGCGTCGTCCGCAACCTCTTTGACCGCGGCAGCGTCACTGAGCTGGACCATGGCCTGCGGGTCAATGGCCTCGACGGTGGTCTCGGTGGCATCGGCCTTACGCCGCACCACCACGTTGCAGGGCAGCAGCGCACCCATTTCCGGCTCGGCCGCGAGGGCACGGCTGGCAAGGGCCGGATTGCAGGCGCCCAGGATGACGTAATCCCCGACGGCGTCCGCGGCCTCGGTGCCCAGCTTGGCTTCGAAGGTGGACCGGACGTTGATTTCCGTCAGGATCCCGAAGCCCTGTGCCGCAAGGGCCTCGCGGGTGCGCTCCAGCGCTTCCGCCCAAGGCAGGGACACGGTGGTGGCCAGGGTGTACGTCATGGTGCTCCTCGGGATATTCGACGGTCCGCTGATATTGCAGGCTGATTAGGCCAGGGAGAGGAAGAGCTTCTCCAGGTCCTTCCGGTCCATGGTCTGGTCCTTCTGCGTGATGCACTGCTCCAGCCCGGTGGCAATGATGGCGAAGCCGGCGCGGTCGAGGGCTTTGGACACGGCGGCCAGCTGGGTGACCACGTCCTTGCAGTCCCGGCCTTCTTCAAGCATCCGGGTGACGGCGGCGAGCTGTCCCTGGGCGCGCTTGAGGCGGTTGATCACGGGCGTGAGTTCGGTTGGGTTCAGTTCCATAAGAAGGGTCTCCATTGATGGGGTGCTCCCGTCAACTGTATACCCCTCCGGGTGTTTTGACTACCCCCGGGGGTATCTGTGATACTCGGTGGGGTATCCAGCCCATCCCTTCCGAGAGGCATCAATGACTTCCCCTTCAAAAGCAACCGCCGTTAAAGCGCTTGCCCCCGAAACCCTCCGGTCCTGGTTCACGGAGCACCAGGACCTCGTGGTCATCGACGTGCGCTCCGCCGCCGAATTCGAGTCCATGCACATCCGCGGCTCCTACAACGTGCCGCTGCCGCTGCTCTCGGAGCACACCGATGAGCTCGCCGCCCGGCTGGGTTCACGCGTGGTCCTGGTCTGCCAGTCCGGCGTCCGCGCCGAGCAGGCCCGGCAGCGGATGGCCACCGTCGGCCTCGACACCGCCTACGTCCTCACCGGCGGCGTTCCGGGCTTCGCCGCCGCGGGCGGCGACGTGGTCAAGGGCAAGGACCGCTGGGACCTGGAGCGCCAGGTCCGCCTGGCCGCCGGCTCCCTGGTGATGCTGGGCCTGGTGGGCGGCAAGTTCGTCTCCCCCAAGGTCCGCATGCTTGCCGGCGCCATCGGAACCGGCCTGACGTTCTCGGCCGCAACCAACACCTGCGCCATGGGCAAGGCCCTTTCGGCCATGCCGTGGAACAAGGCCGCCAAGGAGCCCACCCGCGAAAGCGCCATCCTCCAGCTTCCCGTTCCGGCAGCAGAAGAGGACGCCGCGGCATGATTCCGGCCCTGGGCCTGGGGCTTGTCGTCGGCATCGTCCTGGGCGTCGTGGGCGGCGGCGGCTCCATCATCGCCGTTCCGGCCCTGGTGTACGGCGTGGGCATGAGCCCCGCCCAGGCGATTCCGACGTCGCTGCTGGTGGTGGGCGTATCCTCGCTCACGGCCCTGCTCCCCAGGATCCGGGAGGGCCTGAACTGGCCCGTGATCGCCCTGGTCGGCGGCGCCGGGATTCCGGCGGCCTGGGCCGGCGCGGCCGTGGGCAAGCTGCTGGACCCGAACCTCCTGATGCTGGCGTTCGCCGGAATCATGGTGGCCGCAGGCATCCGGATGCTGATGAAACCCCGTGAAACCGAAGGGTCCTGCAGCACGGGGCCGCACCGGGCGTTCCGCTCCTGCGCCCCGAAGGCCGTAGGCGTTGGCCTGCTCGTCGGGTTCCTCACCGGGCTGCTCGGCGTGGGCGGCGGCTTCCTCATCACCCCGGCGCTGACCATCTTCCTGGGCCTGCGCATGAAGCAGGCCGTCGGAACGTCACTGGCAATCATCGTGGTCAACTCCGCTGCCGGCTTCAGCGCCCACGCCGCCGGCTACACCGTCGACTGGGCCACCACCCTGGCGTTCGCGGTCCCGGCAATCCTGGGATCCGTCGTCGCCGCGCGGCTGGCCCGCCGCCTGCATGACAAGCACATCCGCATCTCATTCGCGGTACTCATCTTCGCCGTCGCGGCATGGGTCACCGCCGGCACGGTCACCGCCTGACCCACCAAGAGGAGAACACCATGGGACTCATCGATTCCCTCAAAAAAGCCTTCAGCAAGCCCTACAAGACGGTATCCGTGGCGCAGGCCAAGGAACTCCTGGGCTCG
Protein-coding regions in this window:
- a CDS encoding DUF4118 domain-containing protein; the encoded protein is MARGTLRIFLGAAAGAGTTYSMLREAQQILAGGRDVVVGIAAAHGRPDTGQLLAGLDVVAPRLLPDGSGAEVPELDLDAVLARKPKVAVVDEYAHVNAPGSRNTRRWQDIEELLAAGTDVLTTLAVQHVASLKDVVAAITDEPDGEPVPDAVVRRADHIELVDISPELLRQRVADGKVVPTDRIDAALANEFRLGNLIALREIALIWLADRVDEGLAGYRKSQGITATWPARERVVVGLSGGPEGELLVRRAARILSRVNGGDLLAVHVRRAESTAATRGQLLDAQRRLVADLGGTCHTVSGEDAAGSLLEFARSVNATQIVIGASPGTLRSRILGIGAGAKVVRGSGDIDVHIVSLPQGGPGLPGPSPAALSGRRTLIGFVLAVVLPVLVTAALSRNPELNLATHALVHLTGVMAVAFIGGLWPAVLAAVLDSLLLNYFQTDPVGTLNISDPQNVFALLVFLSAAVAVSLVVGLSARRAREAARARAEAATLADLAHDALLADDTVAAFMGKVRETFQVRSAGLFTTSGDKDAVWELQAFSGEAPPPSPDTAGLTDSVELADERTALVLSGRTLTAGDRLLLSAHGAHLLLLRQRHALQRTLQSTAKMAEGNNVRTAILRAVSHDLRTPLAGIKLAVTALRRQSRRLPDEVQAEMLETVESYTERLDALIANLLDMSRISSGSAAPLTAPVTWRDAIEDALRGLPADRIRVELPPDIPAIYADLGMLERVIANIVENALKYAPASDVAIVGVSTGTRGVVDGGAPFGELHIVDHGQGVPAAAVEGIFQPFQRLDDAPAGLGMGLGLAVAKGFTEAMGGHLLAEPTPGGGLTMVIRLPQVAAPDVSTPRRKAGTSTS
- a CDS encoding amino acid transporter; protein product: MTTLSRPPADPSATHPHGREALKDWLLFGLQDSKGTHQGPGGVPTQHEKKHSWWQVMCLTGVDYFSTLGYQPAIAALAAGVISPLATLVLVAVTLLGALPVYRRVAGESPRGEGSIAMLERLLPRWGGKLLVLVLLGFAATDFMITMTLSAADATAHLIGNPVAPGWLQNQNVPVTLFLLALLAAVFLRGFKEAIGVAVFLVVLYLGLNAVVVVATLMQVVSHPVAMGDWWTNLWVSHGNPLMTVAIALLVFPKLALGLSGFETGVAVMPQVRGAADDTEENPAGRIRGARRMLTTAAAIMSVFLLTTSFITVVLIPEQEFQPGGQANGRALAYLAHEYLGVGFGSVYDISTIGILWFAGASAMAGLLNLVPRYLPRYGMAPEWAKAVRPLVLVFTLVGFLITFIFNADVDAQGGAYATGVLVLMTSAAVAVTLSARRRGQRNLTFGFGAISVVFAYTTVANIFERPEGIRIAAIFILGIIVISLLSRVRRSFELHATRVHLDQQALEFMSSTLDGPIAIIAHEPLRMSAEAYRDKLESAIEVSHLPLAGDALFLEVIVDDSSDFETELYVRGVNRHGYHILEVHGPVVPNTIASVLLHIRDVTGLMPHIYFRWTEGNPITNLVRFLFLGEGEIAPVTREVLREAVPDVTQRPWVHVG
- a CDS encoding response regulator; translation: MRTVLIVDDEPQFLRALQVNLEAEGYRVLTALDGVAALKHAEGGHPDAMVLDLGLPDINGVDVITRIRRTSSMPIIVLSARHGSVDKVRALDAGADDYVTKPFGLDELLARLRVAGRRSGTLDVADGGAAIDVGDFQVDLANRKVTRAGDPVRLTPREWAILEMLVRNPGRLITQQQMLARVWGPGYDNETHYLRVYMGQLRRKLEADPARPRHLLTEAGMGYRFEP
- a CDS encoding GNAT family N-acetyltransferase; translation: MHSPVTIRPMCPEDWDAVHAIYAAGIATGEATFESEPPTWEAFDGGRLPGHRLIAEDAGRVLGWAAVTSVSSREVYRGVVEHSIYVAPETHGRGVGRLLLGALIDSTEAAGIWTIQSSIFPENTASLALHRKLGFRVVGTRERIARISHGPKAGHWQDTLLLERRSAVAGTE
- a CDS encoding ABC transporter permease, with product MPALSALLPTLVALAILAALTVGILWGARTPSYLSPALAILRGAAQLAAISLVLGGVISNPLWVGVALLVMFTVASVTATRRLTWSWRRFALVAVTMAAGILVTVAVVFGTGAIEFAPRYLLAVGGIVIGNSMTIATLAGRRFFEAVLEQWDQVEGWLALGATPRQATLLQARQAVHSALIPSTDQTKTTGLVTLPGAFVGAIFGGASPLEAGRFQVVVLASIMAAGSITAVALIRSLGNVKVRPEPV